In Amycolatopsis methanolica 239, a single genomic region encodes these proteins:
- a CDS encoding ComEA family DNA-binding protein: protein MFERSAPESPGIPVNRRLEQLAGQALAADRDTGPPGAVGRLVERWVPESLTGSPQRRRLTTVLLALVGVLVLVGTSIVLLGGSPPVERAPVLPAAPERPAPVTASASRVADSSLLISVVGKVRNPGLVTVPGGARVADALRAAGGAIEGTDVTPLNLARKLADGEQIYVGIPPPAGVQQPAESGGAPALVDLNTASAEQLDALPGIGEVTAQRIIDWRTKHGSFRSIDQLREVEGIGETRLSRLREQVTVS, encoded by the coding sequence GTGTTCGAACGATCAGCCCCGGAATCACCGGGCATCCCCGTCAACCGCCGGCTCGAGCAGCTCGCCGGTCAGGCCCTCGCGGCTGACCGGGACACCGGGCCGCCGGGCGCCGTCGGACGGCTGGTCGAACGCTGGGTGCCCGAGTCGCTCACCGGCAGCCCCCAGCGGCGGCGCCTGACCACGGTGCTCCTGGCCCTGGTCGGCGTCCTGGTTCTCGTCGGGACATCGATCGTGCTCCTGGGCGGCAGCCCGCCCGTCGAACGTGCGCCGGTGCTGCCCGCGGCGCCGGAACGGCCCGCACCGGTCACCGCGTCGGCGAGCCGGGTGGCCGACAGTTCGCTGCTGATCAGCGTGGTCGGCAAGGTCCGGAACCCCGGGCTGGTCACGGTCCCCGGCGGCGCGCGGGTGGCGGACGCTCTCCGCGCGGCGGGCGGCGCGATCGAGGGCACCGACGTCACGCCGCTGAACCTCGCGCGCAAGCTGGCTGACGGCGAGCAGATCTACGTCGGCATCCCGCCGCCTGCCGGCGTACAACAACCGGCCGAGAGCGGCGGCGCCCCCGCGCTCGTCGACCTGAACACGGCCAGCGCCGAGCAACTTGACGCCCTGCCGGGAATTGGCGAGGTCACCGCCCAGCGCATCATCGACTGGCGCACCAAGCACGGGTCGTTCCGGTCGATCGACCAGCTGCGCGAGGTCGAGGGCATCGGTGAGACACGACTGTCCCGGCTGCGCGAGCAGGTGACGGTGTCGTGA
- a CDS encoding ComEC/Rec2 family competence protein, whose product MIAEPVVRHDFRLVPAALSLWLGALLGLVWTWWLALACGAAAVLVSVVLVIKLRPARSRWWAGAAALLVAGLLLAGPLGLRLHRAEHDQLHGLAQRGTEVTLRVLVTERPKPVRSAGYADQQAGPRSVAIAADVLHAERGAQPVVSTGRVALLAPFATWSEIIPGQEVTASGELAPPRDADLTVAAIHVRGPPVAATEAPWWQRAAESMREALRNACAVLPEEQAGLVPGLVVGDTSGLSERLDREFTDAGLTHLMAVSGSNVAIVCGAVLLLLRLLRAGPRLSAALSGAALAGFVVLAGGEPSVLRAGVMGAVALLALALGRERSVVPALAAATCVLVAWDPAMAVSFGFALSVIATAGLVLLAPRWAEGLQRRGVPPGFAEGLAVPAAAFVVTAPVVAGMAGQLSLVSVAANVLAAPVVAPATVFGVLATVVAAAWPAGGQLIVRLAGPEAGWLVVVARRASEVPGAVLAWPSGWWGGFLALVVAAAVVLALRHRRLRVLVALALTGALLLVVPGKVIAPGWPPPGWAVVACDVGQGDSLVLATGEPGRAVVVDAGPEPGPADRCLDRLGIERVPLVVLSHLHADHIGGLDSVFEGRSVGAIAVGPGRQPGWAWRQAGQIAARHRVPLLELELGRRLEWPALSLEVLGPRYVSEGEDDDGTQINNGSVVLRARTPAGSVLLTGDVELAAQADLLAAGTDLRAEILKVPHHGSRFSLPQFLAAVSARLALVSVGPGNRYGHPNPTTLDTLTADGALVTRTDTDGDTAVIPDQSGPAVVRRGK is encoded by the coding sequence GTGATCGCGGAACCTGTTGTGCGGCACGACTTCCGCCTGGTGCCGGCCGCGTTGTCGTTGTGGCTCGGAGCTCTGCTCGGACTGGTGTGGACGTGGTGGCTGGCCCTCGCGTGCGGCGCTGCGGCGGTGCTGGTGTCCGTGGTGCTGGTTATCAAGCTACGTCCGGCTCGGTCGCGCTGGTGGGCGGGCGCGGCGGCGCTGCTCGTGGCCGGTCTCTTGTTGGCCGGCCCGCTTGGCCTCCGCTTGCACCGGGCGGAGCACGACCAGCTCCACGGCCTCGCGCAGCGGGGCACGGAGGTCACGCTGCGGGTGCTGGTGACGGAACGCCCGAAACCGGTGCGGTCCGCCGGATATGCCGATCAGCAGGCGGGGCCGAGGTCGGTGGCGATCGCGGCGGATGTCCTGCACGCGGAACGTGGCGCCCAGCCGGTGGTCTCGACCGGGCGGGTCGCGCTGCTCGCGCCGTTCGCGACGTGGAGCGAGATCATCCCGGGGCAGGAGGTCACCGCGAGCGGCGAGCTGGCCCCGCCGCGCGACGCCGACCTGACCGTAGCCGCGATCCACGTCCGCGGGCCACCCGTGGCAGCTACGGAGGCTCCCTGGTGGCAGCGCGCCGCGGAGTCGATGCGCGAGGCGCTCCGCAACGCGTGCGCGGTCCTGCCCGAGGAGCAGGCCGGGCTGGTGCCGGGGCTCGTCGTGGGCGACACGAGCGGGCTGTCCGAACGGCTCGACCGCGAGTTCACCGACGCCGGCCTCACCCACCTGATGGCGGTCAGCGGGTCCAACGTCGCGATTGTGTGCGGCGCTGTGCTGCTGCTGTTACGGCTGTTGCGGGCAGGACCGCGGTTGTCCGCGGCGCTGTCCGGGGCGGCACTGGCCGGGTTCGTGGTCCTCGCGGGTGGGGAGCCGAGTGTCCTGCGGGCCGGAGTGATGGGCGCGGTCGCCCTGCTGGCGCTGGCGCTGGGGCGGGAAAGATCAGTCGTGCCCGCACTGGCTGCCGCGACCTGCGTCCTCGTGGCGTGGGACCCGGCGATGGCGGTCAGCTTCGGCTTCGCGTTGTCGGTGATCGCGACCGCCGGGCTGGTGCTCCTCGCGCCGCGGTGGGCGGAAGGCCTTCAGCGGCGGGGCGTTCCGCCGGGCTTCGCCGAAGGGCTGGCGGTGCCTGCGGCGGCGTTCGTCGTGACGGCGCCCGTCGTGGCCGGGATGGCCGGGCAGCTCAGCCTGGTCAGCGTGGCGGCGAACGTGCTGGCCGCGCCGGTGGTCGCGCCGGCGACCGTGTTCGGGGTGCTCGCGACCGTCGTCGCAGCCGCGTGGCCCGCGGGCGGTCAGCTGATCGTCCGGCTGGCCGGGCCGGAGGCGGGCTGGCTCGTCGTCGTGGCGCGGCGGGCGTCGGAGGTGCCCGGCGCGGTGCTGGCGTGGCCCAGCGGCTGGTGGGGCGGGTTTCTCGCGCTGGTGGTCGCCGCCGCCGTGGTGCTGGCGTTGCGCCATCGGCGCTTGCGGGTGCTGGTGGCGCTGGCGCTGACCGGGGCGTTGCTGCTGGTCGTCCCGGGCAAGGTGATCGCGCCGGGGTGGCCGCCGCCGGGATGGGCGGTGGTCGCCTGTGACGTCGGCCAGGGCGACAGCCTCGTGCTCGCCACCGGTGAGCCAGGACGGGCGGTGGTGGTGGACGCCGGGCCCGAGCCGGGACCGGCTGACCGCTGCCTGGACCGGCTCGGCATCGAGCGGGTGCCGCTGGTGGTGCTGAGCCACCTGCACGCCGACCACATCGGCGGACTCGACTCGGTGTTCGAGGGACGCTCGGTGGGCGCGATCGCGGTCGGGCCAGGGCGGCAGCCCGGATGGGCGTGGCGGCAGGCCGGCCAGATCGCGGCCCGCCACCGGGTCCCGCTGCTCGAACTCGAGCTGGGTCGGCGGCTCGAGTGGCCGGCGCTGAGTCTCGAAGTGCTGGGTCCCAGATACGTATCCGAAGGAGAGGACGACGACGGAACACAGATCAACAACGGCTCGGTCGTGCTGCGAGCTCGCACCCCAGCGGGCAGCGTGCTGCTGACCGGCGACGTCGAACTCGCCGCACAGGCCGACCTGCTGGCCGCCGGAACGGATCTGCGTGCGGAGATCCTGAAGGTGCCGCACCACGGCAGCAGGTTCTCGCTGCCGCAGTTCCTGGCCGCGGTGTCCGCGCGGCTGGCGTTGGTGAGCGTCGGTCCGGGCAACCGCTACGGCCACCCGAACCCGACGACACTCGACACCCTGACCGCGGACGGCGCGCTCGTCACCCGCACGGACACCGACGGCGACACCGCGGTGATCCCCGACCAGTCCGGCCCGGCAGTTGTGCGCCGGGGAAAGTGA
- the thrC gene encoding threonine synthase produces the protein MTAALDSTTTRRTVDLGPAVELVSKEEGHRQPLAPEFVSAEDFSPLEVAYDFGRVRREDIEAGPRNIWRYKRLLPVPSNVEEIPNTEPGCTRLVKADRLAKALGVKSLWVKDDTGNPTHSFKDRVVAVALAAAREFGFDTLACPSTGNLANAVAAAAARAGWQSVVLIPSSLERAKVLTTAVYDGNLIAVDGNYDDVNRLATELAAEHENWAFVNVNVRPYYSEGSKTLAYEVAEQLGWRIPEQIVVPIASGSQLTKVDKGFREFAKLGLVEDTPYKVFGAQAAGCSPVSTAFRNGYDVVQPVKPDTIARSLAIGNPADGPYVLDTVRRTGGAIEDVTDEEVVEGIRLLARTEGIFTETAGGVTVATAKKLIEAGKIDPDAETVLLITGDGLKTLDAIENEVGPKATVPPSAAAVHNALGL, from the coding sequence ATGACTGCAGCCCTCGATTCGACCACCACCCGTCGCACCGTCGACCTCGGCCCGGCCGTCGAACTGGTCTCCAAGGAAGAGGGCCACCGCCAGCCGCTCGCCCCGGAGTTCGTTTCCGCCGAGGACTTCTCGCCTCTGGAGGTCGCCTACGACTTCGGTCGCGTGCGCCGTGAGGACATCGAGGCGGGCCCGCGCAACATCTGGCGCTACAAGCGGCTGCTGCCGGTGCCGTCGAACGTCGAAGAGATCCCGAACACCGAGCCCGGCTGTACCAGGCTGGTGAAGGCCGACCGGCTCGCCAAGGCTCTCGGTGTGAAGAGCCTGTGGGTCAAGGACGACACCGGCAACCCCACCCACTCGTTCAAGGACCGCGTCGTCGCCGTCGCACTGGCCGCGGCTCGCGAGTTCGGGTTCGACACCCTGGCCTGCCCCTCCACCGGCAACCTGGCCAACGCCGTCGCCGCGGCCGCGGCCCGCGCCGGCTGGCAGTCCGTGGTGCTGATCCCTTCCTCGCTCGAGCGCGCCAAGGTCCTGACGACCGCGGTCTACGACGGCAACCTGATCGCTGTCGACGGCAACTACGACGACGTCAACCGCCTGGCCACCGAGCTGGCCGCCGAGCACGAGAACTGGGCGTTCGTGAACGTCAACGTCCGCCCCTACTACTCCGAGGGCTCGAAGACGCTCGCTTACGAGGTCGCCGAGCAGCTCGGCTGGCGGATCCCCGAGCAGATCGTCGTGCCGATCGCCTCGGGCTCCCAGCTGACCAAGGTGGACAAGGGCTTCCGCGAGTTCGCCAAGCTGGGCCTGGTCGAGGACACCCCGTACAAGGTGTTCGGCGCGCAGGCGGCCGGCTGCTCGCCGGTGTCCACGGCGTTCCGCAACGGTTACGACGTCGTGCAGCCGGTCAAGCCGGACACCATCGCCCGCTCGCTCGCGATCGGCAACCCGGCCGACGGCCCCTACGTGCTCGACACGGTTCGTCGCACGGGCGGTGCGATCGAGGACGTGACCGATGAAGAGGTCGTCGAGGGCATCCGTCTACTCGCCCGCACCGAGGGCATCTTCACCGAGACCGCGGGTGGCGTCACCGTCGCGACGGCGAAGAAGCTCATCGAGGCCGGCAAGATCGACCCAGACGCCGAGACCGTCCTGCTCATCACCGGTGACGGCCTGAAGACCCTGGACGCGATCGAGAACGAGGTCGGCCCGAAGGCGACGGTCCCGCCGTCGGCGGCGGCCGTCCACAATGCTCTGGGTCTCTGA
- the holA gene encoding DNA polymerase III subunit delta — MTAPATTSAPLQLVLGEEELLVERAVRAALDQARQEDATAELTKVRVSDLTPPGLAELVSPSLFSEGRVIVLEGAQDIGQELADAVLAYAKMPADGVVLVVVHTGGGRSKAAKSLPAALRKAGAQVTECPKITRPADRESFVRNEVRQAGGKIDPAGVAALIDAVGSDLRELAAAASQLVADSGGRVDEEAVRRYHRGRADVTGFAVAEKAVAGERGAALEAMRWALQIGVAHVLIADALADAVRTIARVSAAGRGNPNQMAGELGMPPWKIRKAQGQSRGWTQAGLAEAMAVVARVNAEVKGQAADPAYALERAVLELAAARDKR; from the coding sequence GTGACCGCGCCGGCAACCACCTCCGCCCCCCTGCAGCTCGTGCTCGGTGAAGAGGAGCTGCTCGTCGAGCGCGCCGTCCGCGCCGCCCTGGACCAGGCACGCCAGGAGGACGCGACGGCCGAACTGACGAAGGTCCGGGTGTCCGATCTCACGCCGCCCGGCCTGGCCGAGCTGGTCAGCCCATCGCTGTTCAGCGAGGGACGGGTGATCGTGCTCGAAGGTGCGCAGGACATCGGCCAGGAGCTGGCCGACGCGGTGCTCGCCTACGCGAAGATGCCTGCCGACGGTGTCGTCTTGGTCGTCGTGCACACCGGCGGTGGCCGCAGCAAGGCGGCCAAGTCGCTGCCGGCGGCGCTGCGGAAGGCCGGCGCCCAGGTCACCGAATGCCCGAAGATCACCCGGCCGGCGGATCGGGAGTCGTTCGTCCGCAACGAGGTCCGACAGGCCGGCGGCAAAATTGACCCGGCCGGGGTGGCCGCGCTGATCGACGCCGTCGGATCCGACCTGCGAGAGCTGGCCGCGGCGGCGTCGCAGCTGGTGGCAGACTCGGGCGGCCGGGTCGATGAGGAAGCCGTGCGCCGCTACCACCGGGGCCGCGCGGACGTGACCGGTTTCGCGGTGGCGGAGAAGGCCGTCGCGGGCGAGCGCGGCGCGGCACTCGAAGCGATGCGGTGGGCGCTCCAGATCGGGGTGGCGCACGTCCTGATCGCCGACGCCCTCGCGGACGCCGTCCGCACCATCGCCCGCGTGTCGGCGGCGGGCCGCGGCAACCCGAACCAGATGGCCGGTGAGCTCGGCATGCCGCCGTGGAAGATCCGGAAGGCGCAGGGGCAGTCCCGCGGGTGGACGCAGGCCGGGCTGGCCGAGGCGATGGCCGTGGTGGCGCGGGTGAACGCCGAGGTCAAGGGCCAGGCCGCGGACCCGGCCTACGCGCTCGAGCGGGCCGTCCTGGAACTCGCCGCCGCCCGCGACAAGCGCTGA